The following are from one region of the Falco biarmicus isolate bFalBia1 chromosome 1, bFalBia1.pri, whole genome shotgun sequence genome:
- the CCDC149 gene encoding coiled-coil domain-containing protein 149 isoform X3: protein MPPRPAGAMSSHRSESDWQGLVSEYLVCKRKLESKKEALLILSKELDTCQQERDQYKLMANQLRERHQSLKKKYRELIDGDPSLPPEKRKQANLAQLLSEAQDRNKHLGEEIRELQQRLGEVQGDNKLLRMTIAKQRLGDDEVGARHFAAHEREDLVQQLEKAREQIEALRYDLQAALDELQDVKEERSFYQDKSDRLNQELNHVLGGHENRIIDVDALCMENRYLQERLKQLQEEVNLLKSNITKYKNALERRKNSKTHSRSSSSALTGVLSAKQVQELLSEDHGCSLPATPQSISDLKSLATALLETIHEKNLVIQHQRQTNKILGNRVAELEKKLRTLEIAGLWSLPGGKDTITFSDPALPVIQRSRSPLLAFTDKPQKTVIQAEQKGECDETCAVASESLAPEGTNLNNGNENKHFYPSLPQLPSEEEEINKLGSQIIKLTEQAVAELEGKRAGTSAGEQITVVGAELNGSSEGEFPLSSPDPSDPTDPSNSENEQTAETEALKDNDETSESDCEIPNERGDRNSTVDVVHIEGPGRHRGLSVTTAHTNNSFEELPESENKKPSDPAENCEYLDNSLA from the exons taCCTGGTGTGCAAAAGAAAGCTTGAAAGTAAAAAGGAAGCATTGCTAATCCTTTCCAAAGAGCTGGACACCTGTCAACAAGAAAGGGACCAGTACAAGCTTATGGCAAATCAGCTGCGGGAACGACACCAGTCTCTGAAAAAGAAGTATCGGGAGCTGATT GATGGGGATCCATCCCTTCCGcctgaaaagaggaaacag GCAAATCTTGCTCAGCTACTGAGTGAGGCTCAAGATCGAAATAAACATCTTGGAGAAGAGATTAGAGAGCTTCAACAGAGACTGGGAGAAGTACAAGGGGACAATAAG CTCCTTCGAATGACGATAGCGAAGCAAAGACTTGGAGATGATGAAGTTGGGGCTCGCCACTTTGCAGCACATGAACGGGAGGACCTTGTTCAACAATTGGAGAAGGCTCGAGAACAA ATTGAGGCTCTGAGATATGATCTTCAGGCTGCACTGGATGAGTTACAGGATGTGAAAGAGGAACGCTCCTTCTACCAAGATAAGTCTGACAGACTAAATCAAGAACTTAATCATGTCTTAGGAGGGCATGAAAACCGTATCATTGATGTAGATGCTCTATGTATGGAGAACAG GTATCTTCAAGAGAGATTAAAACAACTTCAAGAGGAAGTCAACCTTCTTAAGTCTAATATTACTAAATATAAG AATGCACTAGAGAGACGGAAAAATTCAAAGACTCATAGTAGATCCAGTAGCAGTGCTCTGACTGGAGTCCTGTCTGCAAAGCAAG TTCAAGAGCTGTTGTCGGAGGATCATGGATGTAGCCTACCAGCCACACCACAGTCCATTTCAGATCTCAAATCACTGGCCACTGCATTGCTGGAAACTatccatgaaaaaaacctggtCATACAACACCAAAGGCAAACCAACAA aattCTAGGTAATCGAGTGGCAGaactagaaaagaaattaagaacttTGGAAATTGCTGGCTTGTGGAGTCTTCCAG GTGGAAAGGACACCATAACGTTCAGTGACCCAGCCTTACCTGTTATACAGCGGTCCAGGTCACCATTGTTAGCGTTTACTGATAAGCCACAGAAAACTGTAATACAAG CAGAACAGAAGGGAGAATGCGATGAAACTTGTGCTGTTGCAAGTGAGTCCCTGGCTCCAGAGGGAACAAACTTAAATAACGGAAAcgaaaataaacatttttatccTTCATTACCCCAGCTACCttctgaggaagaagaaataaacaagCTTGGAAGTCAGATAATTAAACTGACAGAGCAGGCAGTTGCAGAACTGGAGGGGAAAAGAGCAGGCACTTCTGCAGGGGAGCAGATCACGGTGGTTGGAGCGGAGCTTAATGGTTCATCTGAGGGAGAGTTCCCACTTTCCAGCCCTGACCCGTCTGACCCCACAGATCCCTCAAACTCGGAGAATGAACAAACAGCTGAAACTGAGGCCCTGAAAGACAATGACGAAACCTCAGAGAGTGATTGTGAAATTCCAAATGAAAGAGGGGACCGAAATAGCACCGTGGATGTGGTGCATATTGAGGGCCCTGGAAGGCACAGAGGGCTCAGTGTTACAACTGCACACACAAATAACAGCTTTGAGGAGCTCCCTGaatctgaaaacaagaaaccaTCTGATCCTGCTGAAAACTGTGAATATTTGGATAACAGCTTGGCTTGA
- the CCDC149 gene encoding coiled-coil domain-containing protein 149 isoform X2, whose product MPPRPAGAMSSHRSESDWQGLVSEYLVCKRKLESKKEALLILSKELDTCQQERDQYKLMANQLRERHQSLKKKYRELIDGDPSLPPEKRKQANLAQLLSEAQDRNKHLGEEIRELQQRLGEVQGDNKLLRMTIAKQRLGDDEVGARHFAAHEREDLVQQLEKAREQIEALRYDLQAALDELQDVKEERSFYQDKSDRLNQELNHVLGGHENRIIDVDALCMENRYLQERLKQLQEEVNLLKSNITKYKNALERRKNSKTHSRSSSSALTGVLSAKQVQELLSEDHGCSLPATPQSISDLKSLATALLETIHEKNLVIQHQRQTNKILGNRVAELEKKLRTLEIAGLWSLPGLSYNVSVGFGSGKDTITFSDPALPVIQRSRSPLLAFTDKPQKTVIQEQKGECDETCAVASESLAPEGTNLNNGNENKHFYPSLPQLPSEEEEINKLGSQIIKLTEQAVAELEGKRAGTSAGEQITVVGAELNGSSEGEFPLSSPDPSDPTDPSNSENEQTAETEALKDNDETSESDCEIPNERGDRNSTVDVVHIEGPGRHRGLSVTTAHTNNSFEELPESENKKPSDPAENCEYLDNSLA is encoded by the exons taCCTGGTGTGCAAAAGAAAGCTTGAAAGTAAAAAGGAAGCATTGCTAATCCTTTCCAAAGAGCTGGACACCTGTCAACAAGAAAGGGACCAGTACAAGCTTATGGCAAATCAGCTGCGGGAACGACACCAGTCTCTGAAAAAGAAGTATCGGGAGCTGATT GATGGGGATCCATCCCTTCCGcctgaaaagaggaaacag GCAAATCTTGCTCAGCTACTGAGTGAGGCTCAAGATCGAAATAAACATCTTGGAGAAGAGATTAGAGAGCTTCAACAGAGACTGGGAGAAGTACAAGGGGACAATAAG CTCCTTCGAATGACGATAGCGAAGCAAAGACTTGGAGATGATGAAGTTGGGGCTCGCCACTTTGCAGCACATGAACGGGAGGACCTTGTTCAACAATTGGAGAAGGCTCGAGAACAA ATTGAGGCTCTGAGATATGATCTTCAGGCTGCACTGGATGAGTTACAGGATGTGAAAGAGGAACGCTCCTTCTACCAAGATAAGTCTGACAGACTAAATCAAGAACTTAATCATGTCTTAGGAGGGCATGAAAACCGTATCATTGATGTAGATGCTCTATGTATGGAGAACAG GTATCTTCAAGAGAGATTAAAACAACTTCAAGAGGAAGTCAACCTTCTTAAGTCTAATATTACTAAATATAAG AATGCACTAGAGAGACGGAAAAATTCAAAGACTCATAGTAGATCCAGTAGCAGTGCTCTGACTGGAGTCCTGTCTGCAAAGCAAG TTCAAGAGCTGTTGTCGGAGGATCATGGATGTAGCCTACCAGCCACACCACAGTCCATTTCAGATCTCAAATCACTGGCCACTGCATTGCTGGAAACTatccatgaaaaaaacctggtCATACAACACCAAAGGCAAACCAACAA aattCTAGGTAATCGAGTGGCAGaactagaaaagaaattaagaacttTGGAAATTGCTGGCTTGTGGAGTCTTCCAG GCCTGAGCTACAATGTCTCAGTGGGATTTGGGA GTGGAAAGGACACCATAACGTTCAGTGACCCAGCCTTACCTGTTATACAGCGGTCCAGGTCACCATTGTTAGCGTTTACTGATAAGCCACAGAAAACTGTAATACAAG AACAGAAGGGAGAATGCGATGAAACTTGTGCTGTTGCAAGTGAGTCCCTGGCTCCAGAGGGAACAAACTTAAATAACGGAAAcgaaaataaacatttttatccTTCATTACCCCAGCTACCttctgaggaagaagaaataaacaagCTTGGAAGTCAGATAATTAAACTGACAGAGCAGGCAGTTGCAGAACTGGAGGGGAAAAGAGCAGGCACTTCTGCAGGGGAGCAGATCACGGTGGTTGGAGCGGAGCTTAATGGTTCATCTGAGGGAGAGTTCCCACTTTCCAGCCCTGACCCGTCTGACCCCACAGATCCCTCAAACTCGGAGAATGAACAAACAGCTGAAACTGAGGCCCTGAAAGACAATGACGAAACCTCAGAGAGTGATTGTGAAATTCCAAATGAAAGAGGGGACCGAAATAGCACCGTGGATGTGGTGCATATTGAGGGCCCTGGAAGGCACAGAGGGCTCAGTGTTACAACTGCACACACAAATAACAGCTTTGAGGAGCTCCCTGaatctgaaaacaagaaaccaTCTGATCCTGCTGAAAACTGTGAATATTTGGATAACAGCTTGGCTTGA
- the CCDC149 gene encoding coiled-coil domain-containing protein 149 isoform X6 — protein MPPRPAGAMSSHRSESDWQGLVSEYLVCKRKLESKKEALLILSKELDTCQQERDQYKLMANQLRERHQSLKKKYRELIDGDPSLPPEKRKQANLAQLLSEAQDRNKHLGEEIRELQQRLGEVQGDNKLLRMTIAKQRLGDDEVGARHFAAHEREDLVQQLEKAREQIEALRYDLQAALDELQDVKEERSFYQDKSDRLNQELNHVLGGHENRIIDVDALCMENRYLQERLKQLQEEVNLLKSNITKYKNALERRKNSKTHSRSSSSALTGVLSAKQVQELLSEDHGCSLPATPQSISDLKSLATALLETIHEKNLVIQHQRQTNKILGNRVAELEKKLRTLEIAGLWSLPEQKGECDETCAVASESLAPEGTNLNNGNENKHFYPSLPQLPSEEEEINKLGSQIIKLTEQAVAELEGKRAGTSAGEQITVVGAELNGSSEGEFPLSSPDPSDPTDPSNSENEQTAETEALKDNDETSESDCEIPNERGDRNSTVDVVHIEGPGRHRGLSVTTAHTNNSFEELPESENKKPSDPAENCEYLDNSLA, from the exons taCCTGGTGTGCAAAAGAAAGCTTGAAAGTAAAAAGGAAGCATTGCTAATCCTTTCCAAAGAGCTGGACACCTGTCAACAAGAAAGGGACCAGTACAAGCTTATGGCAAATCAGCTGCGGGAACGACACCAGTCTCTGAAAAAGAAGTATCGGGAGCTGATT GATGGGGATCCATCCCTTCCGcctgaaaagaggaaacag GCAAATCTTGCTCAGCTACTGAGTGAGGCTCAAGATCGAAATAAACATCTTGGAGAAGAGATTAGAGAGCTTCAACAGAGACTGGGAGAAGTACAAGGGGACAATAAG CTCCTTCGAATGACGATAGCGAAGCAAAGACTTGGAGATGATGAAGTTGGGGCTCGCCACTTTGCAGCACATGAACGGGAGGACCTTGTTCAACAATTGGAGAAGGCTCGAGAACAA ATTGAGGCTCTGAGATATGATCTTCAGGCTGCACTGGATGAGTTACAGGATGTGAAAGAGGAACGCTCCTTCTACCAAGATAAGTCTGACAGACTAAATCAAGAACTTAATCATGTCTTAGGAGGGCATGAAAACCGTATCATTGATGTAGATGCTCTATGTATGGAGAACAG GTATCTTCAAGAGAGATTAAAACAACTTCAAGAGGAAGTCAACCTTCTTAAGTCTAATATTACTAAATATAAG AATGCACTAGAGAGACGGAAAAATTCAAAGACTCATAGTAGATCCAGTAGCAGTGCTCTGACTGGAGTCCTGTCTGCAAAGCAAG TTCAAGAGCTGTTGTCGGAGGATCATGGATGTAGCCTACCAGCCACACCACAGTCCATTTCAGATCTCAAATCACTGGCCACTGCATTGCTGGAAACTatccatgaaaaaaacctggtCATACAACACCAAAGGCAAACCAACAA aattCTAGGTAATCGAGTGGCAGaactagaaaagaaattaagaacttTGGAAATTGCTGGCTTGTGGAGTCTTCCAG AACAGAAGGGAGAATGCGATGAAACTTGTGCTGTTGCAAGTGAGTCCCTGGCTCCAGAGGGAACAAACTTAAATAACGGAAAcgaaaataaacatttttatccTTCATTACCCCAGCTACCttctgaggaagaagaaataaacaagCTTGGAAGTCAGATAATTAAACTGACAGAGCAGGCAGTTGCAGAACTGGAGGGGAAAAGAGCAGGCACTTCTGCAGGGGAGCAGATCACGGTGGTTGGAGCGGAGCTTAATGGTTCATCTGAGGGAGAGTTCCCACTTTCCAGCCCTGACCCGTCTGACCCCACAGATCCCTCAAACTCGGAGAATGAACAAACAGCTGAAACTGAGGCCCTGAAAGACAATGACGAAACCTCAGAGAGTGATTGTGAAATTCCAAATGAAAGAGGGGACCGAAATAGCACCGTGGATGTGGTGCATATTGAGGGCCCTGGAAGGCACAGAGGGCTCAGTGTTACAACTGCACACACAAATAACAGCTTTGAGGAGCTCCCTGaatctgaaaacaagaaaccaTCTGATCCTGCTGAAAACTGTGAATATTTGGATAACAGCTTGGCTTGA
- the CCDC149 gene encoding coiled-coil domain-containing protein 149 isoform X5, which yields MPPRPAGAMSSHRSESDWQGLVSEYLVCKRKLESKKEALLILSKELDTCQQERDQYKLMANQLRERHQSLKKKYRELIDGDPSLPPEKRKQANLAQLLSEAQDRNKHLGEEIRELQQRLGEVQGDNKLLRMTIAKQRLGDDEVGARHFAAHEREDLVQQLEKAREQIEALRYDLQAALDELQDVKEERSFYQDKSDRLNQELNHVLGGHENRIIDVDALCMENRYLQERLKQLQEEVNLLKSNITKYKNALERRKNSKTHSRSSSSALTGVLSAKQVQELLSEDHGCSLPATPQSISDLKSLATALLETIHEKNLVIQHQRQTNKILGNRVAELEKKLRTLEIAGLWSLPAEQKGECDETCAVASESLAPEGTNLNNGNENKHFYPSLPQLPSEEEEINKLGSQIIKLTEQAVAELEGKRAGTSAGEQITVVGAELNGSSEGEFPLSSPDPSDPTDPSNSENEQTAETEALKDNDETSESDCEIPNERGDRNSTVDVVHIEGPGRHRGLSVTTAHTNNSFEELPESENKKPSDPAENCEYLDNSLA from the exons taCCTGGTGTGCAAAAGAAAGCTTGAAAGTAAAAAGGAAGCATTGCTAATCCTTTCCAAAGAGCTGGACACCTGTCAACAAGAAAGGGACCAGTACAAGCTTATGGCAAATCAGCTGCGGGAACGACACCAGTCTCTGAAAAAGAAGTATCGGGAGCTGATT GATGGGGATCCATCCCTTCCGcctgaaaagaggaaacag GCAAATCTTGCTCAGCTACTGAGTGAGGCTCAAGATCGAAATAAACATCTTGGAGAAGAGATTAGAGAGCTTCAACAGAGACTGGGAGAAGTACAAGGGGACAATAAG CTCCTTCGAATGACGATAGCGAAGCAAAGACTTGGAGATGATGAAGTTGGGGCTCGCCACTTTGCAGCACATGAACGGGAGGACCTTGTTCAACAATTGGAGAAGGCTCGAGAACAA ATTGAGGCTCTGAGATATGATCTTCAGGCTGCACTGGATGAGTTACAGGATGTGAAAGAGGAACGCTCCTTCTACCAAGATAAGTCTGACAGACTAAATCAAGAACTTAATCATGTCTTAGGAGGGCATGAAAACCGTATCATTGATGTAGATGCTCTATGTATGGAGAACAG GTATCTTCAAGAGAGATTAAAACAACTTCAAGAGGAAGTCAACCTTCTTAAGTCTAATATTACTAAATATAAG AATGCACTAGAGAGACGGAAAAATTCAAAGACTCATAGTAGATCCAGTAGCAGTGCTCTGACTGGAGTCCTGTCTGCAAAGCAAG TTCAAGAGCTGTTGTCGGAGGATCATGGATGTAGCCTACCAGCCACACCACAGTCCATTTCAGATCTCAAATCACTGGCCACTGCATTGCTGGAAACTatccatgaaaaaaacctggtCATACAACACCAAAGGCAAACCAACAA aattCTAGGTAATCGAGTGGCAGaactagaaaagaaattaagaacttTGGAAATTGCTGGCTTGTGGAGTCTTCCAG CAGAACAGAAGGGAGAATGCGATGAAACTTGTGCTGTTGCAAGTGAGTCCCTGGCTCCAGAGGGAACAAACTTAAATAACGGAAAcgaaaataaacatttttatccTTCATTACCCCAGCTACCttctgaggaagaagaaataaacaagCTTGGAAGTCAGATAATTAAACTGACAGAGCAGGCAGTTGCAGAACTGGAGGGGAAAAGAGCAGGCACTTCTGCAGGGGAGCAGATCACGGTGGTTGGAGCGGAGCTTAATGGTTCATCTGAGGGAGAGTTCCCACTTTCCAGCCCTGACCCGTCTGACCCCACAGATCCCTCAAACTCGGAGAATGAACAAACAGCTGAAACTGAGGCCCTGAAAGACAATGACGAAACCTCAGAGAGTGATTGTGAAATTCCAAATGAAAGAGGGGACCGAAATAGCACCGTGGATGTGGTGCATATTGAGGGCCCTGGAAGGCACAGAGGGCTCAGTGTTACAACTGCACACACAAATAACAGCTTTGAGGAGCTCCCTGaatctgaaaacaagaaaccaTCTGATCCTGCTGAAAACTGTGAATATTTGGATAACAGCTTGGCTTGA
- the CCDC149 gene encoding coiled-coil domain-containing protein 149 isoform X4: protein MPPRPAGAMSSHRSESDWQGLVSEYLVCKRKLESKKEALLILSKELDTCQQERDQYKLMANQLRERHQSLKKKYRELIDGDPSLPPEKRKQANLAQLLSEAQDRNKHLGEEIRELQQRLGEVQGDNKLLRMTIAKQRLGDDEVGARHFAAHEREDLVQQLEKAREQIEALRYDLQAALDELQDVKEERSFYQDKSDRLNQELNHVLGGHENRIIDVDALCMENRYLQERLKQLQEEVNLLKSNITKYKNALERRKNSKTHSRSSSSALTGVLSAKQVQELLSEDHGCSLPATPQSISDLKSLATALLETIHEKNLVIQHQRQTNKILGNRVAELEKKLRTLEIAGLWSLPGGKDTITFSDPALPVIQRSRSPLLAFTDKPQKTVIQEQKGECDETCAVASESLAPEGTNLNNGNENKHFYPSLPQLPSEEEEINKLGSQIIKLTEQAVAELEGKRAGTSAGEQITVVGAELNGSSEGEFPLSSPDPSDPTDPSNSENEQTAETEALKDNDETSESDCEIPNERGDRNSTVDVVHIEGPGRHRGLSVTTAHTNNSFEELPESENKKPSDPAENCEYLDNSLA, encoded by the exons taCCTGGTGTGCAAAAGAAAGCTTGAAAGTAAAAAGGAAGCATTGCTAATCCTTTCCAAAGAGCTGGACACCTGTCAACAAGAAAGGGACCAGTACAAGCTTATGGCAAATCAGCTGCGGGAACGACACCAGTCTCTGAAAAAGAAGTATCGGGAGCTGATT GATGGGGATCCATCCCTTCCGcctgaaaagaggaaacag GCAAATCTTGCTCAGCTACTGAGTGAGGCTCAAGATCGAAATAAACATCTTGGAGAAGAGATTAGAGAGCTTCAACAGAGACTGGGAGAAGTACAAGGGGACAATAAG CTCCTTCGAATGACGATAGCGAAGCAAAGACTTGGAGATGATGAAGTTGGGGCTCGCCACTTTGCAGCACATGAACGGGAGGACCTTGTTCAACAATTGGAGAAGGCTCGAGAACAA ATTGAGGCTCTGAGATATGATCTTCAGGCTGCACTGGATGAGTTACAGGATGTGAAAGAGGAACGCTCCTTCTACCAAGATAAGTCTGACAGACTAAATCAAGAACTTAATCATGTCTTAGGAGGGCATGAAAACCGTATCATTGATGTAGATGCTCTATGTATGGAGAACAG GTATCTTCAAGAGAGATTAAAACAACTTCAAGAGGAAGTCAACCTTCTTAAGTCTAATATTACTAAATATAAG AATGCACTAGAGAGACGGAAAAATTCAAAGACTCATAGTAGATCCAGTAGCAGTGCTCTGACTGGAGTCCTGTCTGCAAAGCAAG TTCAAGAGCTGTTGTCGGAGGATCATGGATGTAGCCTACCAGCCACACCACAGTCCATTTCAGATCTCAAATCACTGGCCACTGCATTGCTGGAAACTatccatgaaaaaaacctggtCATACAACACCAAAGGCAAACCAACAA aattCTAGGTAATCGAGTGGCAGaactagaaaagaaattaagaacttTGGAAATTGCTGGCTTGTGGAGTCTTCCAG GTGGAAAGGACACCATAACGTTCAGTGACCCAGCCTTACCTGTTATACAGCGGTCCAGGTCACCATTGTTAGCGTTTACTGATAAGCCACAGAAAACTGTAATACAAG AACAGAAGGGAGAATGCGATGAAACTTGTGCTGTTGCAAGTGAGTCCCTGGCTCCAGAGGGAACAAACTTAAATAACGGAAAcgaaaataaacatttttatccTTCATTACCCCAGCTACCttctgaggaagaagaaataaacaagCTTGGAAGTCAGATAATTAAACTGACAGAGCAGGCAGTTGCAGAACTGGAGGGGAAAAGAGCAGGCACTTCTGCAGGGGAGCAGATCACGGTGGTTGGAGCGGAGCTTAATGGTTCATCTGAGGGAGAGTTCCCACTTTCCAGCCCTGACCCGTCTGACCCCACAGATCCCTCAAACTCGGAGAATGAACAAACAGCTGAAACTGAGGCCCTGAAAGACAATGACGAAACCTCAGAGAGTGATTGTGAAATTCCAAATGAAAGAGGGGACCGAAATAGCACCGTGGATGTGGTGCATATTGAGGGCCCTGGAAGGCACAGAGGGCTCAGTGTTACAACTGCACACACAAATAACAGCTTTGAGGAGCTCCCTGaatctgaaaacaagaaaccaTCTGATCCTGCTGAAAACTGTGAATATTTGGATAACAGCTTGGCTTGA
- the CCDC149 gene encoding coiled-coil domain-containing protein 149 isoform X1, with protein sequence MPPRPAGAMSSHRSESDWQGLVSEYLVCKRKLESKKEALLILSKELDTCQQERDQYKLMANQLRERHQSLKKKYRELIDGDPSLPPEKRKQANLAQLLSEAQDRNKHLGEEIRELQQRLGEVQGDNKLLRMTIAKQRLGDDEVGARHFAAHEREDLVQQLEKAREQIEALRYDLQAALDELQDVKEERSFYQDKSDRLNQELNHVLGGHENRIIDVDALCMENRYLQERLKQLQEEVNLLKSNITKYKNALERRKNSKTHSRSSSSALTGVLSAKQVQELLSEDHGCSLPATPQSISDLKSLATALLETIHEKNLVIQHQRQTNKILGNRVAELEKKLRTLEIAGLWSLPGLSYNVSVGFGSGKDTITFSDPALPVIQRSRSPLLAFTDKPQKTVIQAEQKGECDETCAVASESLAPEGTNLNNGNENKHFYPSLPQLPSEEEEINKLGSQIIKLTEQAVAELEGKRAGTSAGEQITVVGAELNGSSEGEFPLSSPDPSDPTDPSNSENEQTAETEALKDNDETSESDCEIPNERGDRNSTVDVVHIEGPGRHRGLSVTTAHTNNSFEELPESENKKPSDPAENCEYLDNSLA encoded by the exons taCCTGGTGTGCAAAAGAAAGCTTGAAAGTAAAAAGGAAGCATTGCTAATCCTTTCCAAAGAGCTGGACACCTGTCAACAAGAAAGGGACCAGTACAAGCTTATGGCAAATCAGCTGCGGGAACGACACCAGTCTCTGAAAAAGAAGTATCGGGAGCTGATT GATGGGGATCCATCCCTTCCGcctgaaaagaggaaacag GCAAATCTTGCTCAGCTACTGAGTGAGGCTCAAGATCGAAATAAACATCTTGGAGAAGAGATTAGAGAGCTTCAACAGAGACTGGGAGAAGTACAAGGGGACAATAAG CTCCTTCGAATGACGATAGCGAAGCAAAGACTTGGAGATGATGAAGTTGGGGCTCGCCACTTTGCAGCACATGAACGGGAGGACCTTGTTCAACAATTGGAGAAGGCTCGAGAACAA ATTGAGGCTCTGAGATATGATCTTCAGGCTGCACTGGATGAGTTACAGGATGTGAAAGAGGAACGCTCCTTCTACCAAGATAAGTCTGACAGACTAAATCAAGAACTTAATCATGTCTTAGGAGGGCATGAAAACCGTATCATTGATGTAGATGCTCTATGTATGGAGAACAG GTATCTTCAAGAGAGATTAAAACAACTTCAAGAGGAAGTCAACCTTCTTAAGTCTAATATTACTAAATATAAG AATGCACTAGAGAGACGGAAAAATTCAAAGACTCATAGTAGATCCAGTAGCAGTGCTCTGACTGGAGTCCTGTCTGCAAAGCAAG TTCAAGAGCTGTTGTCGGAGGATCATGGATGTAGCCTACCAGCCACACCACAGTCCATTTCAGATCTCAAATCACTGGCCACTGCATTGCTGGAAACTatccatgaaaaaaacctggtCATACAACACCAAAGGCAAACCAACAA aattCTAGGTAATCGAGTGGCAGaactagaaaagaaattaagaacttTGGAAATTGCTGGCTTGTGGAGTCTTCCAG GCCTGAGCTACAATGTCTCAGTGGGATTTGGGA GTGGAAAGGACACCATAACGTTCAGTGACCCAGCCTTACCTGTTATACAGCGGTCCAGGTCACCATTGTTAGCGTTTACTGATAAGCCACAGAAAACTGTAATACAAG CAGAACAGAAGGGAGAATGCGATGAAACTTGTGCTGTTGCAAGTGAGTCCCTGGCTCCAGAGGGAACAAACTTAAATAACGGAAAcgaaaataaacatttttatccTTCATTACCCCAGCTACCttctgaggaagaagaaataaacaagCTTGGAAGTCAGATAATTAAACTGACAGAGCAGGCAGTTGCAGAACTGGAGGGGAAAAGAGCAGGCACTTCTGCAGGGGAGCAGATCACGGTGGTTGGAGCGGAGCTTAATGGTTCATCTGAGGGAGAGTTCCCACTTTCCAGCCCTGACCCGTCTGACCCCACAGATCCCTCAAACTCGGAGAATGAACAAACAGCTGAAACTGAGGCCCTGAAAGACAATGACGAAACCTCAGAGAGTGATTGTGAAATTCCAAATGAAAGAGGGGACCGAAATAGCACCGTGGATGTGGTGCATATTGAGGGCCCTGGAAGGCACAGAGGGCTCAGTGTTACAACTGCACACACAAATAACAGCTTTGAGGAGCTCCCTGaatctgaaaacaagaaaccaTCTGATCCTGCTGAAAACTGTGAATATTTGGATAACAGCTTGGCTTGA